Proteins from a genomic interval of Luteibacter pinisoli:
- a CDS encoding YceI family protein, translating into MRALRYVALAGLIAAAGTATAAPVTYNLDPGHTMVLFSWNHFGFSNPTANLGSVDGKLVYDEKDPTKATVEATLPLSGLDTFVPKLDEHLKSADFLDAAKYPTVTFKSTKVATAGKGKLKVTGDLTVHGVTKPVTLDVTLNKIGPHPMMHSQTVGFDATATIKRSDFGVGAYVPNVSDEIKIRITTEGHDASAK; encoded by the coding sequence ATGCGCGCTCTCCGTTACGTCGCCCTCGCGGGCCTGATCGCCGCCGCTGGCACCGCCACCGCCGCCCCGGTCACCTACAACCTGGATCCGGGCCACACCATGGTCCTGTTCAGCTGGAACCACTTCGGCTTCTCCAACCCGACCGCCAACCTGGGCAGCGTCGACGGCAAGCTCGTCTACGACGAAAAAGACCCGACCAAGGCCACCGTCGAAGCCACCCTGCCGCTGTCCGGCCTGGACACCTTCGTGCCGAAGCTCGACGAGCACCTGAAGTCGGCTGACTTCCTGGATGCCGCCAAGTACCCGACCGTCACCTTCAAGAGCACCAAGGTCGCCACGGCGGGTAAGGGCAAGCTCAAGGTCACCGGTGACCTGACCGTCCACGGCGTGACCAAGCCGGTCACCCTCGACGTCACCCTGAACAAGATCGGCCCGCACCCGATGATGCATTCGCAGACCGTCGGCTTCGACGCCACGGCGACGATCAAGCGCTCGGACTTCGGCGTCGGCGCCTACGTGCCCAACGTCTCGGACGAGATCAAGATCCGCATCACCACCGAAGGCCACGACGCTTCG